A stretch of the Aphis gossypii isolate Hap1 chromosome 2, ASM2018417v2, whole genome shotgun sequence genome encodes the following:
- the LOC114130933 gene encoding orexin receptor type 2-like isoform X2 gives MDIRPMHSLTLGSNKMWVKWTLIIMIAFSTTGVTEGHINMTTRRESTIPPTAVENDTEYDEMANYTDEEYRNYLVEYVTPRKSEWVFIVMHSMVFVVGLIGNALVCVAVYRNRTMRTVTNYFIVNLAVADFLVILICLPPTVVWDVTETWFMGTIACKLVLYFQKIIENIKI, from the exons ATGGATATTAGACCAATGCATTCACTCACA CTCGGATCAAACAAAATGTGGGTGAAATGGACGTTGATTATTATGATTGCGTTTTCGACGACAGGCGTAACCGAAGGACACATCAACATGACAACTCGACGAGAATCAACTATTCCACCTACTGCGGTAGAAAACGACACCGAGTACGACGAAATGGCTAACTATACGGATGAGGAATATCGCAATTACCTAGTCGAATACGTTACACCCCGAAAATCCGAATGGGTATTTATAGTCATGCACTCTATGGTTTTCGTTGTCGGGCTTATTGGAAACGCTTTAGTCTGCGTAGCCGTTTACAG gaatcGAACAATGCGAACGGTAacgaattattttatcgttaacTTGGCGGTGGCTGACTTTTTAGTGATCCTAATCTGCTTGCCACCAACTGTGGTGTGGGATGTCACAGAAACATGGTTCATGGGCACTATAGCTTGCAAATTGGTTTTGTACTTTCAG aaaattattgaaaatataaaaatatga
- the LOC114130933 gene encoding orexin receptor type 2-like isoform X1, which yields MDIRPMHSLTLGSNKMWVKWTLIIMIAFSTTGVTEGHINMTTRRESTIPPTAVENDTEYDEMANYTDEEYRNYLVEYVTPRKSEWVFIVMHSMVFVVGLIGNALVCVAVYRNRTMRTVTNYFIVNLAVADFLVILICLPPTVVWDVTETWFMGTIACKLVLYFQQANWNYFKSKKCNYTP from the exons ATGGATATTAGACCAATGCATTCACTCACA CTCGGATCAAACAAAATGTGGGTGAAATGGACGTTGATTATTATGATTGCGTTTTCGACGACAGGCGTAACCGAAGGACACATCAACATGACAACTCGACGAGAATCAACTATTCCACCTACTGCGGTAGAAAACGACACCGAGTACGACGAAATGGCTAACTATACGGATGAGGAATATCGCAATTACCTAGTCGAATACGTTACACCCCGAAAATCCGAATGGGTATTTATAGTCATGCACTCTATGGTTTTCGTTGTCGGGCTTATTGGAAACGCTTTAGTCTGCGTAGCCGTTTACAG gaatcGAACAATGCGAACGGTAacgaattattttatcgttaacTTGGCGGTGGCTGACTTTTTAGTGATCCTAATCTGCTTGCCACCAACTGTGGTGTGGGATGTCACAGAAACATGGTTCATGGGCACTATAGCTTGCAAATTGGTTTTGTACTTTCAG